GCTTGAAGAAATAAAATCTTATAATGGTGCATGAACCATTCCACAACAGTGAACTGGTTCACaaactggattttttttttctgcctcatGGCAATGTGTTGCATGGTGCTGTCAACGTGTCCGCATGTTGCATGTGTAAGTATCATTAAGAGGAGGCAGAAATGGGCTTCCTGGAATGTGGGATAGAGCAACTGATGTTTTTATGTGAGTATCCGTTATAATGAAGTTCACAGTGTTGTTCAGCTGTAGCGGGCACACAGAAGAAGACAGCCATGCTAGGAAGCGGCATTGCTGGGGCGAGTGTTGGTATCCTGCTGGGTATAAATGTGGTTCCGAGTGAGCTGGTGAGCTTCCTCGGCTCTCTGGATGACTTCACCAATATCAATGCTCAGCAGTACTTCCCTTTTTAAAACCGTGTACGCACTATTTTTCTGTCGGAAACGGTGTGGGAATATTAGTTTCACTGTTCTTTATTTTGACGGGATATCCCGACAGGAAAGTGTCAAGTGAACATTAAGGAAGGAAGTTGTGCACAAGATTGACAATTATTGTTGTGATACAAGAATGCAGTGTTTAAAGTGCTTGTCTCTGGGCCCTGCCATTATGGTCAGCTAATGCTCACATTGCGTCTTTTTATTGCAGGACATATATCTTGAAATCTGATGAGTGTCCCGCTGGTGCCATTTGGATGCAGGATGCAAAGCTGACCAACGTGGTCATTTGTCAGCCCGAGGTAACAAAGCCCTCTGGAAGATAACACATTCATTGCAACTACCTTAAATTTTGAGGTCCTAATGACTCCCACGTCGTAGCTTAGCTGAGGATGACATGTCGTATATATCAGATGCATAATGATCCACCGGTAAACCACACACCTTTGCTCGAGCTTCAGAGAGATGGCACATCTGTGTCTGCAGTTGGAACCTTCAAGAAGTTCTTGCGTAACATTGACAAAGACATCAGCTCTGTACTACAGGAAAGACCCCCCAATTTTACAACTGCTCAAGGGAAATGGCCATTCTGAACACTGTAACCCAGCCTGCAGTGAATGTGTTAGTGGGTGGCACATTATGTGGGGGAAATTTTCTTCCTCATAAAGCTGTTCCTTTGTAGCACATTAAGCTCTATGTATCACCACACTCTGTAACTGGTGCGATTTCAACGACTACAAAGAGAGCTTATAAAACTGTCCTACAGAAGTTCTGAATTGCTGAAATGCACTAAATCTATGAAAACAAAGGACCTAAAAGCAGTGATttcactcctgcgccaactgcgccaaagtgcgccaaattgtatttactgcgccgtcctgataatatcgacgaaaattgcaccaaactgcgcccaagtctcgggtttgggggcgtctatcaccggcaatcgcagctgcgcagctcgatcttggggctaccaataaagtcgcaaccatagaccaagaattattccactgaataaatagcgctcgcgcgtgcgttcagagtaagccacgatgccatgcacggtgccgacgcagcttctgttctacaagtcggctcgacagcaaaacgcgctctccgcagaggcgtGACTAGgcttatcggtagcgagaaagtgcgaccgCGATTCATCAGCAGACgttgtctgttccagaaacgctgctgatagctcgtttcaagcgtcgcacggcacgtaaggaaagcattgtttcagtaataactacatgcgtgccgctaaaatgtctgtcacttctgtttccggacatggcggaatgaaatctgggatcgctcgcaatagatatatgggacaatatcgaattttccttgcttcgcgtttatggaagggcacgcgaacggtggaaacgcgttggcacttttcctcagatatactttatccatggatcttcatccagaagagctttttcgtaattccttccgccagcacgcccgagtttgtaatcactctgcggtaaataccccctaaaaggccctgccctttcgagctcacgtggtagggttccaattcgaattttttgcttgcttttctaaaaatgtcatctcattagtaaaagcatatctcctggtcggagcagccgcaaatgcgcagctgtcagtagcgggcccgtcgctgacggcccatagtgaagcggctgcgccatgttacacgtccaccCCTCGTTTTCAGGgctcaatagctaacggttaaaaaaactcagtttcacttaagggcgaagcaatgaatgcgataccaaaaaaattGTATCGTTAAACtaagtaaagctagcagctaactcttttggatccgatctcgcgtaactcaacaaaatgctggtttaagggaatatggccgctccaggaacctaagcgttttcttgctccgagttctctaaacgcgaagtaagcgttgagagcacagcaagtttacgagccgtctcctgatgcctcgagatagcgcgcgcgcaagcgactgcgcccttcgaacgatgctgtccccccccccctccgctcccctggcgtcccttcatgctccttacgaaagacgggcggggcgtttcctctctgtttgataagcaatcgatggcaggcccgcatgcgggaagatgttgtcatgcgctgtccgtgcgacggagaccgacggccggctagtttaatctccgcttcagccgcgttcgtcgccagcgctcgcgagcttttacccgcggctagaatgcgcgtggtgatgttattgttttggactttatacagaaaattacggcaacggcgacggcaaatgtccgccgagagtgtccatataattgctatcacaataaattttttttttaaagttgaggagccatttcactctgtgacgtggataagcgaagctgtttcgcgcatggcacagaggtgacatggtggaggacagtttggtatgtaaggccaggctgttaacgttcaatacacaatattaatgagaaagcctgagatgctttatcaaacacgaaaattgaccgtcggcggcgtcaatcagttgatgcaaaaataatcatgttatggcgtcatcatcacgtcatagatcgtcaaaacttgttacgtaatcatggcgtcatatagtatcgatcgtgatgtcacgtgatgacgccatcacatgacatcgtcactttacactgcttccgtgatcggtgcgccgatcatggagctagcgcaaagccaggtgaggtgcagtaagcttgcagagagggagggggagcatcaacccgtcgatcgagaagaaaaagaacctggctttcgtcttggggttgtcttaggggaatgcatcagggacagtgtggctctttgggattgaggcactgctgtataTCACGGCGTTTgtcatgtctgctgataaccacataggtgtatttagagtgttatttcataaagtacaattttcttgacccggtattctgtttatttgctagtgtcgaaaataatcgccgaagaggttaatccagaacactcaactgcatgagcccttattttttcattagcgagtgaaatatggagtcctcctgagcataggcgtgcgcagggttccccataggggggggggggggaaggttcatcgcagcgcccccccacccactctactaagtcaatgtatggggcagattttgtgccccccccccctcttaggtgactagaagggtcaatgtacggggcagattttgcgcccccccccccccctctttaagtgattagggggggcgcccccccctgcccccctctgtgcgcacgcctatgctcctgagatgatttttaccataagatttgcaatgaatcgaaatatttctagcctacataagagccccataataatattcaggtgcttgaatgttaatgcaatatgcttctgtagtgcactccaggatgtaaaattcgctgctccagagtgctcccagatgcaaaattatctgctccaaagtgctccaagatgaaaattttgctgctccaaagtgctccaaaacggaaattttgctgctccaaaaattgctccaaatcagaagtccttggtGGCATCACTGTAAAAGCCTTCTGCAGAGCTCATCAGAAAATCCACGTAAAGGGATGCATGAGAGAAATCTGTCATTAAGTGGGATTGGCAGATCACACTTCTAAAAATCTGTGGATAGACCAGTCTTATCTAGAGAGGAGGCTGCGTAAGCCATTAAGAACACCAAAAATAAGAAATGGTGACACAGACTTGAAATTCATGTACCATCTCCTAGCTGCCACAGTACGGTCAGCACTAGTTAATGAATGTGTATCTAAGAAATCGACTAGACATTTTAATCTAGTCGCTTTTCAGTACTTTTGCTACGCAGCTCAGATCACTGTCATCAGCACTACAGTTTGGGTGCAAATTTCTCAAAAATAGAAGTTTGTATTTCAGTCTTCCTAATAAAAAAATTTCTACTAATTTGACCGTTTGTAAGGCAACAGGTGAAATAGTCATCGCAATGTACAGAAAATGTATTAAGGCTGCCGTTTGCATTGTGAAAAACCTGATTACATGCCTAAATTGCTACTACTGTAGGTAATTCAAAATTGAGGACCTACTGAagcaaaattattattattatccacttTTCCTCCTTTTTTACTTTCTTGTCTTTGTAATGCTGGTATGAAGCCTCAGTTTTTTTAGGGCACCATGAGTAATTAATTGCAGCTTTGTTTATTTATGTAACAATATTGTCGACACTTCACTAAAGGCATTTATAACTGTAATTCACAGAAGTTTAAGGGTTTTATTTTTCACCACTAAATGCCAGTGTTTTTTCTTCTTACATTGGGTGTTTAGTTTGAGAATCTCTACAACAAGGTGTTTGGTGGCTTTCTCATGAGAAACGCTTACGAACTCGCATGGGCAACAACTTACATCCTCAGGTCAGTGTAATCTTTCTCATTTCCATGATGTTACTGCACCATGCCAAACTAGTTAGGGCATCTCAGTCATCAATGAATGTTAAGCAAACTGGAAAGTGGATAAGTAGTGCAAGTTGTAAATTTTCAGTCATTATAATAATGAATCTTGCCAATGTTCTATTGGCTGCTTAAAATTGCTTTCCAAATTGTGGAACACGCTTGACTTTCCAATTTCTGACAACTACATAATTCATACCATCATTGTTATTCATGGCAAATCTTTGCTATTTCGTTTAATTCCATAAAAAAGTTTCTTAGAACACTGCTTTTTTTGGCTATAACTTAACTACATTCTTACTGTGCTCTCTATATGACAACACAGTTAATGCCATTTATATATAATCAATTCATCAGTTCATGGAGTGAGTTACAAGTTTAGCACATTGAAATCATTTGGTTAGCCATTTTTAAAGATATgaatatgttgttgcgtgtgCTTTTATTACAGTTAGACTCCACTGTATAGCAAAATAAAGCCTTGAAGCTACTCCTCTGTTAAATCAACACAGGCAAGCCGAATGTGAACTTTGTAATAATTAAAGGTTTAACTTTATAATAATGAACAGAGTTTATGCCAATGTAATCTTCAGAGTCTAAATTTGCTAATTAGGAACAGATGCAGTGTCATGGCAAATAACGAACTTTCTTTTCCACAGCGGACGTCGCCCTAAGACGTACCACACAGATGACATCTGGTTCAGGAGACCAGTGGAGTTGGGCTCTCTACTCCATTACGAATCACAGGTATGAAGTGCCTATGTGGTGTGAAGGCCATGCATGGAATTCCTGTTTCTTctttctcgtgtgtgtgtgtgcacattgTGAGGCAATTGCACAGAAGAAacaataactgatgctctaccATTTAATGTTCTTTCCTTTAAGTACGCTAACATAGTCAGTGGTCCTCAGGAACACATTGTGATTATGCTTCGTGTTGTAAAATAGTACTTATTTCTATCTCACTGCTAATGTTACATGCTATTTTAGGCAAATAATCatgtaattaaaaaaataacTTTACTACAGTTGCAAATGTGTTACGGTCATTGGTACAGATATATTGAATTGTAGACTAACTCGTTTCTTTGCAGTCTTTCTCTTAGAGAGCCAGATCCCTTTTTTACTATTCTCTCAGTTTTATTGCTACACTTCACACTGTTCACACTGCAATTCTTAATCTCATGTTCTCACATTCTCTTTGTTGTCAGGATGTTTACCCTTTGACATGCAGCGTACACTTGGCAAGTACTAGTACTGTTGCTTGAAGCATGTAGCATATTATCAGTAGAGCACTAGGCCCAGAATCAAGAGATCAGGTGATTAGACCGCACTGCAGCTGGTATGGACATATTCACATTACCAATGACGGCAATCATTTGGAAAGACTCTTCCAAGACAGCAAAGCTCAGCGAGAGCTATGCAAGCTTGGTTGAAACATACTCAGTACCGCTTGTAAGCATttcatgcagaaaaagaaactaaGTGCAAGTGCCTAGGTTATCAGTGTTCTGTTAAAAAGAGAAAGTATTATATAAATTAGTCTGACAGGCTTTTGTACAAGCTTCTTGCCATGACAACTAAGACTGCCTCTCTTGCCATTGTTACACAGGTTGTGTACACCCAGGACCACTTTGTCCAAGTGAATGTGAATGCAACAGTGATCAAACCTGACGTAGGCACGAAAGAAATAACAAATGttttccactttactttctccctTGATGGAGATCATCCGGCTCCCAGAGTGATCCCCAGGTCTTACCCTGGTAAGTTCTAGAAACAAAGGCATATACCCAGCACTGTGAGTGAGTTCTGCTTTTGAATCCACCAGGAAATCTCTCTTGGGAAATGTTAAAACTATGTTTCTCATTATATCTAAGGTTTGCTCATGCATACATCGTATGTTTGTCAGCAATGTGCACTGCCTAAGGTAAAGCAAGTTGGCTCGATCGCAAATGGGCTTTGTTTTTAACCAAATTGGCTCACAGACTCCAAAATTGGCCCATAGACTCCAAATAATTGCAGAAGCTAGCATGGTTCGTCATGATTGTAAAGTACTACAATCATCCAGAGCCGAAACGCTCttgtatacagttgaacccctttaaaAGAGACATGCACCGGGGAGCAATTCTTGTcttttatatgaggtgtctcttataagcagggtaccacgtATGCCTTTTCTTATCAACCTTTATTTTTATGTAGGcccactggtgtctcttatacccagttgtctgttacatcagtgtctcttataaaggggttcgactgtatatgcaACGTTGCGATCATATTGAAGAGCCCCGAAATCAACTTTGATAAGAGTGCTGTATTTCTTCAAACGAAGTGCCCTTGTTTTGTGCAAGCTCATAGCATGCAGTTATTTTATTATTATCAGCACCAGTCAAATTCAGTCTTGTTTGTCAGCATAGATTCCAACAACATGTCACATTGTAGTCCCAACGGTGTCAACATCTGAGCATAAAGTGCCCGACTGAATTAACGGCAGATGTCTGCATATAGCATATGCGTAAAGTTTTGGTAGAATTGAcgggtgggcgagttggtgcatgtatGCTGTAACGTGCAATTCATtcgtttttaaaataaaaatcttTGCCAGTGAAATTGTACTCGTATGCTTAGAATATCACCTTAAAGAATGGTGCAATGCACGCACGTACCGCAACACCCATCACACGTGGATGTTGCACACAAGGTACCAGGTtgtgaatgagtgcatatcgcaCTAATGAATTGCCAGTATCCCTTGTGTTGTAATGTTAGAAAAGGAGTGTGATGTGATGTGCTGTAGTGAGCCACCGGATCGGGGCATGGCTGGCACATTCACATAACAATGTCACCTAGATGGGTAATGCTGCGGAGGAACTGTCTAATAGACATACACTCCCCAGAAAAGATAGTTTATTGCAGTTGGTCTTTCGTATAATTCCTCCCATTCACTTTGTTGCTCCCTTCATATTCACAAGCCAGTGCCCCTTCGAAGCTGCTAGTTTTTTTTACAAACCTTAATCGTGCAATGGCTGGACTTCCTTTGTGCTTTGAATTTCACCAATACAGGAGATATCCAAACAAGACggaagttaaaggggccctgcaacacttttccaagtaatgatctaatagTTTCATgggcttattgcctcacgaatcgactgctgcaaaaatttttagaatccgtgaagTACAAGCGGAATTATAGGGATTTgctgcacgctttaagcgctctctctctccttttgcaccagcgagcgcgctgaaagctacgcagggagggggatgacaagggggcaagatgcatcccttcgtcagcgcgcagCTTTTTAGTGCGATCGCAAGTGCGCGTGCAGGCATGTGGCGGCATGCTgtggcggccacagtaactatgcagctcatgatgcttaAATCAGCCGACGGCTGtggaatttgggtatatggcacagTAATTTCGGTATATGgaatcatttgtagagagaagagggagcgattctagctgactttgagaattaattgtaaattccaggccacgtgctgcgctataatgtttggcttgcatgttctcaggagcctcgactattgATCAGtaacgttttctgaccatgctgaaaaagtgttccagggcccctttCAGGGGAAGATAGAgccttgaagtgatgagaaattaAGGCATGGGGAATGTTGCTGaagacagcattttttttttacaaagggGCATGTCCCTTTGACGAAGACAAATTCCCTCTTTGCTAtggtggctccagcgacattcccagtTAGACTTTTTCTGAACACCTGTACAGACAGGTAGTGCTATTTATATGCAGAAGAGTACCCCTCACCACCAAATCCAGCGCACACATTTGCACGTTGGATAAAAATAAACACAACGAATGGTACCTGCTCGCACTCAGCTTGCAGAGTGTTGAACTTGTTTTAAATGTTTGATTTTTTAATTGAATAAGCATTAAATCACaatattaaaaaaattcggcagatcccacgtaccgtgggaatcgatgttatgcgaagcatgcggctgtaTGGTGACTGGACGTAATTTTTGTTACTGAGAAAAACGTTCCAAAATAACGCTAAAGAtctttataaattttatacgcacacatatatgctgaagagccacatatgtgttatttaaccagttgcttacagttgggtaacgctgccaacggcaacgtgcgtattaccaacactagaagcggtaagctgatatgttgtgcttatacttgtctctaatgatggagaatgcacgcacgtttcacgaacccgtgtgcatgtgcggaagcggttcttgacagttcttgaagaaggtcatcatGACCGTGGTGAGTAAGcacgagcagctggtcatgacttgttactgaattcggtcgtgatcgcggtgacgagcgGTCCATGtttagtgaagtatgaggtatagtacagttgttggaaatcgtgcatgcctcggtcatttcgtcgacaaattgtatgtcaatagagccggcgaaatgtccgaatctgaagtcacccttcgcgttggtgaggtctaggccatcgaggctggtaggcctcgatagtgctacgtagaccaacatcagtggatggcgcttgttgtATTCGAAGACTACATGGGCgtctgtggcctacgtagcctagtctacaaagcggttgtcaataAATCTaacatcatcatcggtcagcatgaggctatcgcccagcctcataaggaaggaagaggacactgcgtcgttctggcggactaagtgcattttacggtgcgatgatgtgaataccatacgtaactttcgtcagtgtattcctccggggtcgagcaatgcttcaatatagcttgctgaatcataggaatataaatgtaacgtttattagactgctataaaagcaaagccaacactggaaccacagacgttaatctgatatgacgcctgtatcgtagagtacacatcgtaggggtatcatgtagtgtttattgctttcttgtaaaattatatagcaagcaccacaaccacatttgacgttgcaccgaaattacgcctgcataggctgtttttccaaaccagtttatagaactggcgtggctctgtggtagaatacctgattgccacgcagaatgcttgggttcgattcctgctgggatcctaattttcattctttccattagtcaggtcaacactgccgatgtcggtttttcttaccgctctcgcatttaagttaccaatgtctgttctcgccattcctgggtagatataaactgtcaatcacctgtggtgcatacccgtacaccgcggcccgtggtaaacgggtatgtgccacacgtgtctggaggaaagggtttgacgacgtacgcgacaggatttccacgttattcatgtcctgacccgACAGTCACGTTCGttaaatccccttaccctcccatgccaattttggtccacacctaGTTGAGGAGGcaatcgtgagagcacccagacgtaggcggctagatagatagatagatagatacgtagatagaaacgctcaaagtgccagaggttcgctaagaaatgcttcgcatttaaaatttccatTACTCGTAAACTACTAGAGGTGGCATCACTACAGGAATGATGGGAAAAAATTATATTCACTACTTAACTCATGCGACATGAGCAGGCGTTTCTTGGAACTCCATCAGCACAGTGTTTAGGCCAGCAATAACGTGATAGTTAAGATAGCGTTAAGATACTATTTGGTACAAGCAACATGTCAGAAACGAAGTTGCCATCATAGTGCAGCATTTCAATTACACATATTGCCTTGCATTAATTGCAGCTGTGCAGATTTATTGCAGGTTCGTCCATGTAAGGCTGATGTTTGAAttttttcactaaaaaaaaaagaaaaaaaacttactAATAATTACTTGTTGCCCTTCATGCAGAAAGTATGCTGTACATTGAAGGAAAACGGTACCTGGATCATGCCTTGTCAAAGCGAAAGCCTGCATCAAGCCACAGTCACAGTCACAGCAAAATCCACCGCACAAGCCATGGCTCAACCCACGAGTCAAAAACCAGAAGCCATGATGAATCAAAAACCAAGGGAGCATGAGTTCAGCAACAGTAGAGCATTGTGCAAAACCACGACCACTGAACTGGATGCTCGACTTGAGGTTGTGAAGATGCATTTTATGGCAGCCAGACAAACCCGTGGCCGAAGAAAGTTGAGCCTTTACAATGCTGTATACGTAAAACAACAGTCTGTATGCCACCCATGCAACTAACAAGGAAAAAGGGCTTTGTTTATTACGTTTGTACTTATCTCATTATTGCAGAGTCTTTGGTGTCCATATTTACAGACTTTTTAATGTTGGCCAATACATGTGCATTTAGCTTTTACTTGCAAGGTTTTAAACTTTCACAATATGCTACCGCGCTTCAAAGttgtcatttttttgtttttacattgCTGTTACGTAAATGTATTCATATACAATGTATATTAAAGAACTAATTTTACCCGAGACTGCTTCTGcactcccaatttttttttacattatgttACAAGTACTATGTAtaaaatgtatgtatatataccacATCAGAACTAATTTTACCTGTGGTAGCTAATTAAAGGCTTTATGAACTTTTCGGCATGAAGCACAAATACTGCACCAGATGACCACTATTAATGCCACATTGTTGCATGAAGTGCAAACTTTAAATGAAAGCACAAGGATGAAAACCATGCATCTTTATCTTCACACAATGATTTAAACAATTACATTGAGGGTTTTCTATGCGAAAACCACGATGCGATCGTAAGGCACATTGCAGTGGAAAGAGGCTCTGCATCAATTATGaacacctggagttctttaaagaTGCATCCGAGTTCACAAACATCTTTTGGTGTCTAATTTTTCTGAACGGCCACTGTGCTTTTGCAGCAgctacacacaaacaaaaaaaaagtatgccTATTTCATCCTTAGGCGAATCTGCAGAAGCTAAGTACAGTAGAATTTCGCCCTTACAATTTTGCATAATTAATATTTCGGCATaagctctttcttttttcatgcaACGTCCCATAGGAGCAGTGTATTTTCATACAGTTAATACAACAGCATTTTCGCCCAAAATCTAGTATACGACTGAAGTCTGCCTTTACTGACATCCAAGTTCATAGCTTTGCTTTCCAGCGCACTAGCTTAAATATTTCAACTACGAATATGTCGCATGCTCACAGCCATGGCGGTTCTGCAGCAGTAGTGCAAAGAAATCTCCACagggagagagaggagaaagCCATTGCCATATCACCAAGTCTGTGTTGTCACTACACACTGATATTTTCAAACTTTTCTGAGCTCGCTTTTGATAATGCGATTTTTtaacttttatttttctatttccaTGAAGATTGTATCGAGATTACACTGTAGTGTGGCCATAGAAGACTACACGCATTACCCAGTCCAGTCGAGTTTGATCAACACTTCCTATGGAATAACCACTTGACATAACTACATGTGAATTTAAGGTTACAGTAAAGTTAGGATAAATCTCGCATCTGTGCACCTTTGTGGTTCCAGCAAGCAACGTGCGATGTCTTAGTCATGAGTGCGCGCAGTTTGCCGTGGCTGCTGGGAGCGGGGACACAATAATTCTATTGCTGAATGTTACATTAAATAACATGAAGCCTATCAATACACAATGTTTTGTGGTTGCAAATGCAAGCAGTCTGGAGTCTTCAACCTCGGCAGCATTGCCTGCTTCGCACAAAATTAAGTATTGAGCAATCAGCCGAATCGCTAGAGGCGACAAACCACACATCCACAGAAGGAAGAAAAATTCTTTACTGAGACAATTTATGTACATCACATAACACTATGTACAACATTAAATGAAGGCATTAAAAAACTGCACCCCATTTCCCCTACTGGGAGGCTTGAGCCAATAAGACTCGTGGGGCAACACACTTCTCGTGGCAGCACACACTTTGAAAAGCGTGCCAGCAAACTTAGAGAGACCCAGTGATGCAAGCTAGGTTTCTTCTGTACATACAGTAGTGTACAGCACACCggaacggaaaaaagaaaaaaaaaaggaaatgtacACTGTTGTGACGACAGACTGTCCAAATAAGAAGGCATTGACCTTTAGTCAATCACATGCACACACTTTCTCGGCGCTGGCAATGCAAAGCTCGTATGGCAATGCTTCTTTGGTGCCTAGGCTTTCACCCAAACCCATTTATTCCCTTTACTAACAACTGTATCTATAACTTTCTACTAGGCAATGTGGCAGGGACATTTGCATCATAGAACTTCTCACACGAATGTTGCAGCTT
Above is a window of Rhipicephalus sanguineus isolate Rsan-2018 chromosome 3, BIME_Rsan_1.4, whole genome shotgun sequence DNA encoding:
- the LOC119387969 gene encoding acyl-coenzyme A thioesterase 9, mitochondrial isoform X2, which gives rise to MVDSYDECIIPLASSSTMQKRHTSGQGFVRFGRILEDMDEFAVWLSYRYVQYPGLSFGVPMPVNMVTALVDSIHSEDMEIRPQHDLKLCGHISWVGRTSMEVTMELLQILVPQQPARHLLTAKFVMVAMEANASKTVPVNKLVPKNEEEQAIFDEGAASVARRKKFQESGILRQPPTQEERDLLHKLFLEDFDPETYILKSDECPAGAIWMQDAKLTNVVICQPEFENLYNKVFGGFLMRNAYELAWATTYILSGRRPKTYHTDDIWFRRPVELGSLLHYESQVVYTQDHFVQVNVNATVIKPDVGTKEITNVFHFTFSLDGDHPAPRVIPRSYPESMLYIEGKRYLDHALSKRKPASSHSHSHSKIHRTSHGSTHESKTRSHDESKTKGA